From one Mytilus edulis chromosome 1, xbMytEdul2.2, whole genome shotgun sequence genomic stretch:
- the LOC139498433 gene encoding uncharacterized protein, translating into MRLQLLTLMVVGLTAASARKTKCVCPGPYHPMTLFDFSDFCIKGTVKVKKQVWVEDAPHGKDPENKRHDNKYSVYVKKVLKGPCEKKTTMQIYSKGRTSYCGMNLKVGQTYLLCGTMIGNEYWINKCGFNKKWTKVTPHQHNAIKYRYRQQSGCMEKCQMNPKKPKHCYFNYATCQRKYYGYKYHKGIGYECDWYISKGGGFKKCCDGKDPYYTKG; encoded by the exons ATGAG GTTGCAGCTTTTGACACTTATGGTTGTTGGACTAACGGCTGCATCAGCTAGGAAAACCAAGTGTGTATGTCCAGGCCCATACCATCCAATGACGTTATTTGACTTTTCAGACTTTT GCATTAAAGGAACTGTAAAAGTAAAGAAACAGGTGTGGGTAGAGGATGCACCCCATGGTAAAGACCCTGAAAATAAAAGGCATGACAACAAATACAGTGTGTATGTCAAAAAGGTACTGAAG gGACCATgtgaaaagaaaacaacaatgCAAATCTATTCAAAGGGGCGTACGAGTTATTGTGGAATGAATTTAAAAGTAGGACAAACATATCTTCTTTGTG GCACCATGATTGGTAATGAATACTGGATCAATAAATGTGGATTTAATAAGAAATGGACAAAAGTGACGCCACACCAACATAATGCCATTAAATACAGATATAGACAACAGTCTGGGTGTATG GAAAAATGTCAGATGAATCCAAAAAAGCCAAAGCATTGTTATTTCAATTATGCAACATGCCAAAGAAAATATTATGGATATAAATACCACAAAGGTATAGGCTACGAGTGTGATTGGTATATCAGCAAAGGAGGTGGCTTTAAAAAGTGCTGTGATGGCAAGGATCCATACTATACAAAGGGATGA